The following proteins come from a genomic window of Shewanella halifaxensis HAW-EB4:
- a CDS encoding YebC/PmpR family DNA-binding transcriptional regulator has protein sequence MAGHSKWANIKHRKAAQDAKRGKVFTKFIRELTVAAREGGSDPDSNPRLRAAIDKSLSNNMTRDTVERAIKRGAGELDGQVLETIIYEGYGPGGTAVLVETMTDNKNRTVSGVRNAFSKSGGNLGTDGSVAYLFDKKGIISYEGIDEDTVMDAALEAGAEDVVTHEDGSIDVLTSPEDFGSVKDALDAAGLESINAEVTMVPSTKADLDASTAPKFLRLIDNLEDHDDVQEVYHNAEISDEVMEGLE, from the coding sequence ATGGCAGGACATAGTAAATGGGCCAATATTAAACATCGTAAAGCGGCTCAAGATGCAAAACGTGGCAAGGTGTTCACTAAGTTTATTCGAGAGCTCACAGTGGCCGCTCGAGAAGGTGGATCAGACCCAGATTCAAATCCACGTTTACGTGCTGCTATCGATAAATCCCTCTCTAATAACATGACTCGCGATACGGTTGAGCGCGCTATTAAGCGCGGTGCAGGTGAGCTAGACGGTCAAGTGTTAGAAACAATTATCTATGAAGGTTATGGTCCTGGCGGCACAGCGGTTCTGGTGGAAACCATGACTGACAATAAGAACCGCACCGTATCGGGTGTACGAAATGCATTTAGTAAGTCTGGTGGTAATTTAGGCACTGACGGCTCTGTAGCCTACCTTTTCGATAAAAAGGGCATCATCTCTTATGAAGGTATTGATGAAGACACGGTTATGGATGCCGCATTGGAAGCGGGCGCTGAAGATGTAGTGACCCATGAAGATGGCTCTATTGACGTGCTGACGTCGCCTGAAGATTTTGGTAGCGTTAAAGATGCACTCGATGCGGCAGGGTTAGAGTCTATTAATGCTGAAGTCACCATGGTTCCTTCGACAAAAGCGGATTTAGATGCGAGTACTGCGCCTAAATTCCTACGCTTAATCGACAACTTAGAAGATCATGATGACGTACAAGAAGTTTATCATAACGCAGAAATTTCTGACGAAGTGATGGAAGGTCTGGAATAA
- the ruvC gene encoding crossover junction endodeoxyribonuclease RuvC: MAIILGVDPGSRITGYGVINCVGRQQIYVGSGCIRTSSDELPIRLKQIFDGLSEIIRQYQPDEFAIERVFMAKNADSALKLGQARGAAIVAATAANLPVAEYSATQIKSAVVGTGRAQKAQVQHMIQQLLKLPSAPQADAADALGVAVCHYHTCQSLAALGGRANVRTYGRYK, translated from the coding sequence ATGGCAATAATTTTAGGGGTCGATCCGGGATCCCGGATCACTGGTTACGGCGTAATTAACTGCGTCGGCCGTCAACAGATCTACGTTGGAAGTGGTTGTATTCGAACAAGTTCTGATGAACTTCCTATTCGTTTGAAACAAATATTTGATGGATTGTCAGAGATTATTAGACAATACCAGCCAGACGAGTTTGCCATTGAGCGCGTGTTTATGGCAAAAAATGCCGATTCAGCGCTTAAACTCGGACAAGCTCGCGGCGCAGCTATCGTTGCAGCAACCGCAGCGAATTTACCGGTTGCAGAATACAGCGCGACTCAGATTAAAAGCGCGGTAGTCGGTACCGGCCGCGCGCAAAAAGCGCAAGTACAACACATGATTCAACAACTGCTTAAACTCCCCAGTGCGCCGCAAGCCGATGCTGCCGATGCGCTAGGGGTGGCTGTGTGTCATTATCATACTTGTCAAAGTTTGGCAGCCCTTGGCGGCAGAGCCAATGTAAGAACATATGGACGATATAAATGA
- the ruvA gene encoding Holliday junction branch migration protein RuvA, with protein sequence MIGRIRGLLIEKQAPEVLVDVSGVGYEIQMPLTSFYELPELGQEAVIYTHFVVREDAQLLYGFISKQERSLFRLLIKANGVGPKLGLTILSGMTAREFVACVERDDIATLVKLPGVGKKTAERLLVEMRDKLKSLMEASVGSEREFMLQSNYTAPEAVNTAEEDAIAALLSLGYKPAQASKAVSSVYTDGMSSETLIKSALKSML encoded by the coding sequence ATGATAGGTCGTATTCGCGGATTATTAATAGAGAAGCAAGCACCTGAGGTGTTAGTTGACGTCTCTGGAGTGGGTTATGAAATTCAAATGCCACTCACTAGCTTTTATGAGCTACCGGAATTAGGTCAAGAAGCGGTTATCTATACACACTTTGTGGTGAGAGAAGATGCTCAATTGTTATATGGCTTTATTTCTAAACAGGAAAGAAGCTTATTTAGACTACTGATTAAAGCGAATGGCGTTGGACCAAAGCTGGGTTTGACAATTTTGTCGGGCATGACAGCCAGAGAGTTTGTCGCCTGTGTCGAGCGAGATGATATTGCAACCCTTGTAAAACTGCCAGGTGTGGGTAAGAAGACCGCAGAGCGTTTATTGGTTGAGATGCGTGATAAATTAAAGAGCCTGATGGAAGCATCAGTTGGCTCTGAGCGTGAGTTTATGCTGCAATCAAATTACACCGCGCCAGAAGCTGTCAACACGGCCGAAGAAGATGCGATTGCCGCGCTGTTATCATTAGGCTATAAGCCAGCTCAAGCGAGCAAAGCGGTTTCATCTGTTTATACCGATGGTATGAGCTCTGAAACCCTCATTAAATCCGCACTAAAATCGATGCTTTAA
- the ruvB gene encoding Holliday junction branch migration DNA helicase RuvB — translation MIEADRLIHPQIIDREEAEAVDRAMRPKMLDEYTGQDDTRAQLKIFIEAAQKRGEALDHMLIYGPPGLGKTTLAMIVANEMGVNIKSTSGPVLEKAGDLAALLTNLEPNDVLFIDEIHRLSPVVEEILYPAMEDYQLDIMIGEGPAARSIKLDLPPFTLVGATTRAGALTSPLRARFGIPLRLEFYNVKDLSSIVARSAKVMALEIDDEGAVEIARRSRGTPRIANRLLRRVRDFAEVKHSGDVTKVIAEAALDMLDVDAEGFDYMDRKLLLAIIDKFMGGPVGLDNLAAAIGEERETIEDVLEPFLIQQGFIQRTPRGRIATPRAYNHFNIIKPDA, via the coding sequence ATGATTGAAGCTGACCGACTCATACATCCTCAGATCATAGACCGCGAAGAAGCAGAAGCTGTTGATCGCGCTATGCGTCCCAAGATGTTGGATGAGTATACTGGCCAAGATGATACTCGTGCACAATTAAAAATCTTTATCGAAGCGGCTCAAAAGCGCGGCGAAGCGTTAGATCATATGTTGATTTACGGTCCACCAGGTTTAGGTAAAACCACATTGGCGATGATTGTGGCCAATGAAATGGGTGTCAATATCAAGTCTACCTCTGGACCCGTGCTTGAAAAAGCAGGCGACTTAGCAGCATTGCTAACAAACCTTGAGCCAAATGATGTGTTATTTATTGATGAAATCCACCGTCTAAGCCCTGTAGTTGAAGAAATTCTATATCCTGCAATGGAAGACTATCAGCTGGATATCATGATTGGCGAAGGCCCTGCAGCGCGCTCAATTAAATTAGACTTACCGCCTTTTACTTTAGTTGGCGCAACGACACGAGCTGGGGCCTTAACCTCGCCGTTAAGAGCTCGATTTGGCATTCCGCTCAGGCTTGAATTTTATAACGTCAAAGATCTGTCCAGTATCGTGGCACGCTCAGCAAAAGTTATGGCGCTTGAAATCGATGACGAAGGCGCTGTCGAAATTGCGCGTCGATCTCGTGGTACGCCGCGGATCGCCAATCGCCTGCTTAGACGAGTTCGAGATTTTGCCGAGGTTAAGCACAGCGGTGATGTCACTAAAGTAATCGCAGAAGCGGCGCTGGATATGTTAGATGTCGATGCTGAAGGTTTTGACTATATGGATAGAAAGCTATTGCTAGCGATTATCGATAAATTTATGGGCGGTCCCGTTGGCTTAGACAACTTGGCTGCAGCCATTGGTGAAGAGCGAGAAACCATCGAAGATGTACTCGAGCCGTTTTTGATCCAGCAAGGCTTTATACAGAGAACCCCAAGAGGGCGTATCGCGACACCAAGAGCTTATAACCACTTTAATATCATTAAGCCAGATGCCTAA
- a CDS encoding TonB-dependent receptor → MNRPSKLATAIKFGLIASVSSTAVSVSNTAFAEEVGADVERIAVTGSRIQRQDMETASPVTVIGANEIRAEGFTSVDEILQAQTSMAGAAVGSSTNNGADGVAQVDLRGMGSQRTLVLLNGRRMVNSGSGADSAVDLNSIPVAMIARVEILKDGASAVYGSDAIAGVVNIITKKDFEGFQVDLTGGMTDKSDGENGEISALYGFNTDTGNYTFGAAYSERRGVVQSDRDWTDQGNSSFTPQGGIVGDGEVKNYDPATGEWVSQTEGYDFTQDSFYQTPSKRYSLFANMTQELGDDIVLTGDILYTKRKSHQQLAAQPANLQLNVCGAGYEHEGTSQDPGCVTLTDAMTAGGIVADDKGEINYRKRMNDVGPRVYTQDTDTWRVSAGLEGSLDINTGMNWDASYTYGNNKAKTAVENSINGSIMTQQIYLADQPGVVNPWFSGDMSQESLDAVSYTEDADGGNEQHVFSAGLNGELFDLDAGAVAFAIGAEYRYESGYYTPDQVVQDGESTSAQQDPTDGSYNVISVFQEVSVPFTDRLTGEFALRFDDYSTFGNASTWKIGLTYEATDDLMLRTVAATGFRAPSVSELYGGDSGSFDFLDDPWEQEQDPQILVNRTSDDDLKPEESESYTAGLVYSPSYVDGLSLTVDYWRFKVKNAITRLDTQAGLNQCHDYQTQGIGDGSACETFNIGANGDLSNLTNSLTNVGFQDTSGIDFNLAYNFEALNLDWVISNDTTYLLNFEQDGKDYTGTIDGNFGAYAQVRNNFSIKASQDDWSVMYFNRYIGEMEDHYTKKVDGNTVAVVDDVSSVLYHNISASYFINDAWMLTAGVKNFTDEEPSKVSNGSDGGTVPEVYDTIGRTYFAGVTMNF, encoded by the coding sequence ATGAACAGACCATCTAAATTGGCCACTGCGATTAAGTTTGGCTTAATCGCTTCGGTATCATCGACAGCAGTTTCAGTATCAAATACAGCTTTCGCTGAAGAAGTAGGTGCCGATGTAGAGCGTATTGCTGTTACTGGCTCCCGTATTCAACGTCAAGATATGGAAACGGCTTCGCCAGTAACTGTAATTGGCGCTAATGAAATTCGTGCTGAAGGTTTTACATCTGTAGATGAAATTCTGCAGGCTCAAACATCAATGGCGGGCGCCGCTGTTGGTTCAAGCACAAACAACGGTGCAGACGGTGTTGCACAGGTTGACCTTCGCGGTATGGGATCGCAACGTACGCTAGTACTACTAAATGGCCGTCGTATGGTTAACTCGGGTTCGGGTGCCGATAGTGCTGTTGATCTTAACTCAATCCCAGTTGCTATGATTGCCCGTGTTGAGATCTTAAAAGATGGCGCATCTGCTGTTTATGGTTCTGATGCAATTGCTGGTGTAGTGAACATCATCACCAAGAAAGATTTTGAAGGTTTCCAAGTTGACCTTACTGGTGGCATGACCGATAAAAGTGACGGCGAAAACGGCGAGATCAGTGCGCTTTACGGTTTCAATACTGATACAGGCAACTATACATTTGGTGCAGCCTATTCAGAGCGTCGCGGCGTAGTTCAGTCGGATCGTGACTGGACTGATCAAGGTAATAGCTCGTTTACACCACAAGGTGGCATTGTTGGCGATGGAGAAGTTAAAAATTACGACCCAGCAACAGGTGAATGGGTTTCTCAAACAGAAGGCTATGATTTTACCCAAGATAGCTTCTATCAAACACCAAGTAAGCGTTACAGCTTATTTGCTAACATGACCCAAGAGCTAGGTGATGATATCGTTCTAACAGGTGATATTCTTTACACTAAGCGTAAGTCACACCAGCAATTAGCTGCTCAGCCAGCGAATTTACAACTTAACGTTTGTGGTGCAGGCTACGAACATGAAGGAACAAGCCAAGATCCAGGCTGTGTCACCCTAACTGACGCTATGACTGCTGGTGGAATTGTTGCTGATGACAAAGGTGAAATTAACTACAGAAAGCGTATGAACGACGTAGGACCACGTGTCTATACTCAAGATACGGATACATGGCGTGTATCTGCTGGTCTTGAAGGTTCATTAGATATCAATACGGGTATGAACTGGGATGCGTCATACACCTATGGTAATAACAAGGCTAAAACCGCGGTTGAGAACTCAATCAACGGTAGCATAATGACGCAACAAATCTATCTTGCAGATCAGCCAGGTGTTGTGAACCCATGGTTCAGTGGCGATATGAGTCAAGAGTCTCTAGATGCAGTGAGCTATACAGAGGACGCTGATGGTGGTAACGAGCAGCACGTCTTTTCTGCGGGTCTTAACGGTGAGCTATTTGATTTAGATGCGGGCGCAGTGGCATTTGCAATCGGTGCAGAGTACCGTTATGAAAGCGGTTATTACACACCAGATCAAGTTGTACAAGATGGAGAAAGTACATCGGCGCAGCAAGACCCAACAGATGGTAGCTACAATGTAATCTCAGTATTCCAAGAAGTGAGTGTACCGTTTACCGATAGGCTTACGGGTGAATTCGCGCTACGTTTTGATGATTACTCAACATTTGGTAATGCATCAACTTGGAAAATTGGTTTAACCTATGAAGCGACTGACGACTTAATGCTCCGTACCGTTGCCGCAACCGGTTTCCGCGCTCCAAGTGTGAGTGAACTTTACGGCGGCGATTCTGGTTCGTTCGATTTCTTAGACGATCCGTGGGAGCAAGAACAAGATCCGCAGATCTTAGTTAACCGAACTTCAGATGATGATCTAAAGCCTGAAGAATCAGAGTCTTACACTGCTGGTCTTGTATACTCGCCAAGCTATGTTGATGGTTTGTCGCTAACAGTTGACTACTGGCGCTTTAAAGTGAAAAACGCGATTACGCGCCTTGATACGCAGGCAGGCCTTAATCAATGCCATGATTATCAAACGCAAGGGATCGGCGATGGTAGTGCATGTGAAACATTCAACATTGGTGCAAATGGTGATTTGTCTAACTTGACTAACTCACTGACTAACGTTGGTTTCCAAGATACTAGCGGTATTGACTTTAACCTAGCGTACAACTTTGAAGCGTTGAACCTTGATTGGGTTATCAGCAACGATACCACTTACTTGCTGAACTTTGAGCAAGACGGTAAAGATTATACTGGCACTATCGATGGTAACTTTGGTGCATACGCACAAGTGCGTAATAACTTCAGCATTAAAGCCAGCCAAGATGATTGGAGCGTAATGTATTTCAACCGTTACATTGGCGAAATGGAAGATCATTACACTAAGAAAGTTGACGGTAATACGGTTGCGGTAGTTGATGATGTAAGTTCAGTGCTTTACCACAACATCTCGGCTTCTTACTTCATCAACGATGCTTGGATGCTTACGGCTGGTGTTAAGAACTTTACTGATGAAGAGCCATCAAAGGTATCTAACGGCAGTGACGGCGGTACTGTACCGGAAGTTTACGACACAATCGGTCGTACTTACTTTGCTGGTGTAACCATGAACTTCTAA